One genomic window of Mustela nigripes isolate SB6536 chromosome 15, MUSNIG.SB6536, whole genome shotgun sequence includes the following:
- the LOC132002487 gene encoding small ribosomal subunit protein eS24-like codes for MNDTVTIRTRKFMTNRLLQRKQMVIDVLHPGKATVPKTEIREKLAKMYKTTPDVIFVFGFRTHFGGGKTTGFGMIYDSLDYAKKNEPKHRLARHGLYEKKKTSRKQ; via the coding sequence ATGAACGACACAGTAACTATCCGGACCAGGAAGTTCATGACCAACCGACTACTTCAGCGCAAACAAATGGTTATTGATGTCCTTCATCCTGGAAAGGCAACAGTACCTAAGACAGAAATTCGGGAAAAACTAGCCAAAATGTACAAGACCACACCAGATGTCATATTTGTATTTGGATTCAGAACCCATTTTGGTGGTGGCAAGACAACTGGCTTTGGCATGATTTATGATTCCTTggattatgcaaagaaaaatgaacccaaacaTAGACTTGCAAGACATGGTCtgtatgagaagaaaaagacctcaagaaaacagtga